Proteins co-encoded in one Zerene cesonia ecotype Mississippi chromosome 3, Zerene_cesonia_1.1, whole genome shotgun sequence genomic window:
- the LOC119839504 gene encoding glucose transporter type 1-like isoform X1, with protein MRYDTENTSSLLRERESLSRAKMSSGGTTGPLLYAVFAAVLGMLQFGFNTGVINAPRTFIENFINENYDVNSGVVFSVIVSIFAVGGMIGCPLASWIADKRGRKFALMINAAFGIVGAVLMGFSKTSTSLAMLIIGRFFIGINCGFATTASPTYVSEMAPVRLRGAFGTVNQLAVAFGLVGGQILGIDVILGSDEGWPWLLGLAIIPSAVQLIMLPFAPESPRYLLLSQRDEEQARKILSSIRGTNEIDDEIRDMQIEDQAMKNEQKFTIGDLIRIDSLRTPLIIGIVMHLSQQLGGINAVLYFSSSIFIKTGLSDGDARLASIGVGSMLFIMALVSIPLMDRLGRRTLQLVGLGGMTVFSVLMTVAFFTYENNQTMSVFAVIFTLLYVGFFGVGPSSIPWMILSELFGQGARSAAVSVGALVNWLANFVVGLTFIPMSDLLGNYVFLPYTVLLILFYVFTYFKLPETKNRTIEEVTALFKK; from the coding sequence agtCCTTATCGCGGGCCAAAATGTCGAGTGGAGGGACTACGGGGCCTCTCCTGTACGCCGTGTTTGCGGCGGTACTAGGAATGCTACAGTTTGGCTTTAACACCGGAGTTATAAATGCCCCTCGAACGTTTATAGAAAACTTCATCAATGAAAACTATGACGTCAATAGCGGGGTTGTCTTCAGTGTTATCGTCAGTATCTTCGCTGTGGGTGGTATGATCGGTTGCCCGCTAGCCAGCTGGATTGCCGACAAGCGCGGTCGCAAATTTGCCCTGATGATCAATGCGGCGTTCGGCATCGTTGGTGCTGTCTTGATGGGCTTCAGTAAAACTTCAACGTCGCTCGCCATGCTCATTATTGGCCGATTTTTCATTGGCATCAATTGTGGATTTGCTACAACGGCATCGCCAACTTACGTCTCCGAAATGGCACCAGTACGTCTGCGTGGTGCATTTGGTACAGTTAATCAATTAGCTGTGGCGTTTGGTTTGGTTGGAGGACAAATTCTCGGCATTGATGTTATTTTGGGCAGCGACGAAGGATGGCCCTGGCTTCTGGGATTAGCCATTATACCGTCAGCTGTCCAATTGATTATGTTGCCTTTCGCACCAGAATCCCCGCGATATCTTTTACTTTCACAACGGGATGAGGAACAAGCTAGAAAAATTCTATCCAGTATCAGAGGTACAAATGAAATCGACGATGAAATCAGAGATATGCAGATTGAGGATCAAGCTATGAAAAATGAGCAGAAATTTACAATTGGCGATTTAATTCGTATTGATTCGTTAAGAACACCCTTAATTATTGGTATAGTGATGCATTTATCGCAACAATTGGGCGGCATCAATGCagtgttatatttttcgtcATCGATTTTCATAAAGACTGGTCTTTCGGATGGAGATGCTCGTCTAGCATCAATTGGAGTCGGCAGTATGCTGTTTATAATGGCTTTGGTATCGATTCCTTTAATGGACCGTCTCGGCAGGAGAACATTGCAATTGGTCGGCCTCGGTGGAATGACAGTTTTCTCAGTGCTCATGACTGTAGCATTTTTCACGTACGAGAACAATCAGACGATGAGCGTATTCGCTGTTATATTTACCTTACTGTATGTCGGTTTCTTCGGCGTTGGACCGAGCTCCATACCTTGGATGATTTTGTCCGAATTGTTTGGCCAAGGTGCAAGGAGCGCAGCTGTGAGCGTTGGGGCTTTAGTCAATTGGTTGGCCAATTTTGTCGTTGGTTTAACTTTCATTCCTATGTCTGATCTTTTAGGTAACTACGTATTTTTACCGTATACGGTGTTGTTGATCTTATTCTATGTATTCACGTATTTCAAATTACCCGAAACGAAGAACAGGACTATAGAGGAGGTGACGGCTCTATTCAAAAAATAG
- the LOC119839504 gene encoding glucose transporter type 1-like isoform X2: MSSGGTTGPLLYAVFAAVLGMLQFGFNTGVINAPRTFIENFINENYDVNSGVVFSVIVSIFAVGGMIGCPLASWIADKRGRKFALMINAAFGIVGAVLMGFSKTSTSLAMLIIGRFFIGINCGFATTASPTYVSEMAPVRLRGAFGTVNQLAVAFGLVGGQILGIDVILGSDEGWPWLLGLAIIPSAVQLIMLPFAPESPRYLLLSQRDEEQARKILSSIRGTNEIDDEIRDMQIEDQAMKNEQKFTIGDLIRIDSLRTPLIIGIVMHLSQQLGGINAVLYFSSSIFIKTGLSDGDARLASIGVGSMLFIMALVSIPLMDRLGRRTLQLVGLGGMTVFSVLMTVAFFTYENNQTMSVFAVIFTLLYVGFFGVGPSSIPWMILSELFGQGARSAAVSVGALVNWLANFVVGLTFIPMSDLLGNYVFLPYTVLLILFYVFTYFKLPETKNRTIEEVTALFKK, from the coding sequence ATGTCGAGTGGAGGGACTACGGGGCCTCTCCTGTACGCCGTGTTTGCGGCGGTACTAGGAATGCTACAGTTTGGCTTTAACACCGGAGTTATAAATGCCCCTCGAACGTTTATAGAAAACTTCATCAATGAAAACTATGACGTCAATAGCGGGGTTGTCTTCAGTGTTATCGTCAGTATCTTCGCTGTGGGTGGTATGATCGGTTGCCCGCTAGCCAGCTGGATTGCCGACAAGCGCGGTCGCAAATTTGCCCTGATGATCAATGCGGCGTTCGGCATCGTTGGTGCTGTCTTGATGGGCTTCAGTAAAACTTCAACGTCGCTCGCCATGCTCATTATTGGCCGATTTTTCATTGGCATCAATTGTGGATTTGCTACAACGGCATCGCCAACTTACGTCTCCGAAATGGCACCAGTACGTCTGCGTGGTGCATTTGGTACAGTTAATCAATTAGCTGTGGCGTTTGGTTTGGTTGGAGGACAAATTCTCGGCATTGATGTTATTTTGGGCAGCGACGAAGGATGGCCCTGGCTTCTGGGATTAGCCATTATACCGTCAGCTGTCCAATTGATTATGTTGCCTTTCGCACCAGAATCCCCGCGATATCTTTTACTTTCACAACGGGATGAGGAACAAGCTAGAAAAATTCTATCCAGTATCAGAGGTACAAATGAAATCGACGATGAAATCAGAGATATGCAGATTGAGGATCAAGCTATGAAAAATGAGCAGAAATTTACAATTGGCGATTTAATTCGTATTGATTCGTTAAGAACACCCTTAATTATTGGTATAGTGATGCATTTATCGCAACAATTGGGCGGCATCAATGCagtgttatatttttcgtcATCGATTTTCATAAAGACTGGTCTTTCGGATGGAGATGCTCGTCTAGCATCAATTGGAGTCGGCAGTATGCTGTTTATAATGGCTTTGGTATCGATTCCTTTAATGGACCGTCTCGGCAGGAGAACATTGCAATTGGTCGGCCTCGGTGGAATGACAGTTTTCTCAGTGCTCATGACTGTAGCATTTTTCACGTACGAGAACAATCAGACGATGAGCGTATTCGCTGTTATATTTACCTTACTGTATGTCGGTTTCTTCGGCGTTGGACCGAGCTCCATACCTTGGATGATTTTGTCCGAATTGTTTGGCCAAGGTGCAAGGAGCGCAGCTGTGAGCGTTGGGGCTTTAGTCAATTGGTTGGCCAATTTTGTCGTTGGTTTAACTTTCATTCCTATGTCTGATCTTTTAGGTAACTACGTATTTTTACCGTATACGGTGTTGTTGATCTTATTCTATGTATTCACGTATTTCAAATTACCCGAAACGAAGAACAGGACTATAGAGGAGGTGACGGCTCTATTCAAAAAATAG
- the LOC119839502 gene encoding soluble guanylate cyclase 89Db-like — translation MYGWLLESVQHFIVQECGEEIWETILREAGARNTVFMTRQQYPDALMLRLACALARFLNKDPNSPTNSTPSSPAPRKVSLKSKPAWRSASVHTDNRNQSSKCPFSSTNALTAVTKKEIEAYNSSEEIRSPTHSATPAEKICELEELNVTPTRLAIRDRRSLGVHLEKFRSEPTKEEPLEFETDAVSEVSEEVTKESEPTSPISECSKKSSMKGPRKVSCTLAMDVYKRRGSGAAVRQRVNSLNLVNVDRLNELREKFSTPEKVMYFFGRCFVKFFSNYGYDTMIRATGRYFCTFLQSVDSIHQRMRFTFPRMRSPRMQLTRAHRHGAELVYSSGRTGYTHYLMGQLYEIAEDIFSLKLKVTIMKESMEGNYYVAVLRLEFDNSDYVQSLMAKKSLPCPLPAVPASLLLQLFPFGVLLDRKMKILVAGEKLMEAWGGPLSRMHKSAINEILRLRKPKVSFTWDKVVCMQNMMFELELVRWRARAAADSRRGSHGARSVLLKGPIYLLEEIDALIFLCSPIFNDLDELRQAGLCLADMNGHGLSKEMLLQGWQHLSRLELLFEKAESRSMTLEKSCRLLDQWKKKGDQLLYSMIPKTIADQLRSGKSPVAENFDCVTVMFCGVQLTETGTREDVMATVSYMNDVYSRIDRLLDTHQVYKVETVGTVYMVVAGAPERRRRRAHAECAAGAALAVSRALPILTIGIHSGPCRAGVLGLRQPRYCLVGDTVNTASRMQTTSEPGRIQISAQTAEELPAGRFRLRKRGLIKVKGKGMMETFWLEGEVEEDEQDEALQLFSMLCGDN, via the exons ATGTATGGTTGGCTGCTGGAAAGCGTTCAACATTTTATCGTG CAAGAATGTGGGGAAGAAATATGGGAGACCATTCTTCGAGAAGCAGGTGCCAGGAACACCGTCTTTATGACGCGACAG CAATATCCAGATGCGCTCATGCTAAGGCTCGCCTGTGCTTTAGCTCGATTCTTAAACAAGGATCCAAATAGCCCAACAAACTCTACACCAAGCAGCCCAGCTCCCAGAAAAGTATCTTTGAAATCCAAACCAGCATGGCGAAGTGCATCAGTTCACACGGATAATAGAAATCAATCTTCTAAATGCCCATTCAGTTCAACAAATGCCCTTACAGCGGtgacaaaaaaagaaattgaagcATATAACTCGTCTGAAGAAATACGATCACCAACACACAGTGCTACGCCAGCGGAAAAGATTTGCGAATTGGAGGAACTAAATGTTACCCCAACCCGTCTCGCTATAAGAGATAGAAGAAGCCTTGGTGTTCACTTAGAAAAGTTCAGAAGCGAACCGACAAAAGAAGAACCGCTTGAATTTGAAACTGATGCCGTCAGTGAAGTTTCTGAAGAAGTGACAAAAGAATCGGAACCAACTTCACCCATATCGGAATGTTCAAAGAAAAGTTCCATGAAAGGACCTAGGAAAGTTAGCTGCACTTTAGCTATGGATGTATACAAACGGCGTGGTTCTGGAGCTGCTGTACGGCAAAGAGTAAACAGCCTCAATTTGGTGAACGTAGACAGATTGAACGAACTCAGAGAGAAGTTCAGTACGCCGGAAAAAGTAATGTACTTCTTCGGACGATGTTTCGTCAAGTTCTTTTCCAATTATGG GTACGATACAATGATTCGAGCCACAGGTCGTTACTTCTGCACTTTCCTTCAATCAGTAGACAGCATACATCAACGCATGAGGTTCACCTTCCCGCGGATGAGGTCCCCGCGGATGCAGTTAACTAGAGCTCATAGACATGGGGCTGAATTGGTTTATAGTAGTGGAAGAACTGGGTATACACACTATCTCATGg gtcaattatatgaaatagctGAGGATATATTCTCGTTGAAGTTGAAAGTGACAATCATGAAGGAGAGTATGGAGGGAAATTACTATGTTGCTGTACTGAGGCTGGAATTCGATAACAGTGACTAT GTACAATCGCTAATGGCGAAAAAATCTCTACCGTGCCCTTTGCCGGCGGTGCCCGCATCCTTACTATTACAACTATTCCCATTCGGTGTACTTTTAGatagaaaaatgaaaatattggtCGCTGGTGAGAAG TTGATGGAAGCCTGGGGAGGGCCATTAAGTCGTATGCACAAATCTGcaataaacgaaatattaaGGCTCAGAAAACCTAAAGTTTCTTTCACTTGGGATAAG GTGGTATGCATGCAGAACATGATGTTCGAGCTGGAGCTGGTCCGCTGGCGCGCGCGGGCCGCCGCCGACTCGCGGCGCGGCTCGCACGGCGCGCGCTCCGTGCTGCTCAAGGGGCCCATCTATCTGCTGGAGGAGATCGACGCGCTCATATTCCTGTGCAGCCCCAT ATTCAACGATCTGGATGAACTTCGCCAAGCCGGTCTTTGCTTGGCTGACATGAACGGCCACGGTCTGTCCAAAGAGATGCTTCTTCAAGGCTGGCAGCATTTATCCAGGCTGGAGTTACTCTTTGAGAAGGCAGAAAGCCGCAGTATGACGCTAGAGAAATCCTGTCGACTCCTGGACCAGTGGAAGAAGAAGGGAGACCAGTTGCTGTACTCCATGATACCGAAGACTATTGCTGATCAGTTGAGGAGCGGAAAATCGCCTGTCGCTGAG AACTTCGACTGCGTGACGGTGATGTTCTGCGGCGTGCAGCTCACTGAGACGGGCACGCGGGAAGACGTTATGGCCACCGTCAGCTATATGAACGACGTGTACTCTCGGATCGATCGCTTGCTGGACACGCACCAGGTGTATAAG GTAGAGACGGTGGGCACGGTGTACATGGTGGTGGCGGGCGCGCCggagcggcggcggcggcgcgcgcacGCCGAGTGCGCCGCCGGCGCCGCGCTCGCCGTCTCGCGCGCGCTGCCCATACTCACTATCG GTATACATTCGGGTCCGTGTCGTGCCGGAGTCCTAGGGCTCCGCCAGCCGCGGTACTGCCTCGTGGGAGACACCGTTAATACGGCGAGTCGAATGCAAACTACTAGCGAG CCGGGTCGTATACAAATCTCGGCGCAAACAGCTGAAGAATTACCCGCTGGAAGGTTCCGACTGCGAAAGCGAGGCCTTATTAAAGTCAAG GGTAAGGGCATGATGGAGACCTTCTGGTTGGAAGGCGAGGTGGAAGAAGATGAACAGGATGAAGCCCTGCAATTGTTCTCTATGCTCTGTGGAGATAATTAA